The Flavobacterium jumunjinense genome includes a region encoding these proteins:
- the kbl gene encoding glycine C-acetyltransferase, translating into MYGKVKQHLQDELNTIQENGLFKKERIITSPQGAEIKISTGETVLNFCANNYLGLSSHPEVVQAAKDALDSHGFGMSSVRFICGTQDIHKELEHKVAQFYGTEDTILYAAAFDANGGVFEPLLNDEDCIISDSLNHASIIDGVRLCKAARYRYQNNDMNDLEAQLIKATEAGHRFKLIVTDGVFSMDGLVAPLDKICDLADKYEAMVMVDECHAAGFIGATGKGTLEAKNVMGRVDIITGTFGKALGGAMGGYTTAKKEIVEILRQRSRPYLFSNSLAPSIVGASLKVFELLEKDTSLRDKLESNTNYFKDGIKKAGFDIIDGDSAIVPVMLYDAKLSQTMAEELLKKGIYVTGFFFPVVPKEKARIRVQLSAAHTKEHLDTAINAFVEVGKSLKIIN; encoded by the coding sequence ATGTACGGTAAAGTAAAACAACACTTACAAGATGAATTAAACACTATTCAGGAAAATGGATTGTTTAAGAAAGAAAGAATTATCACTTCGCCTCAAGGGGCAGAAATAAAGATTTCAACAGGAGAAACGGTATTAAATTTTTGTGCAAATAATTATCTAGGTTTGTCTTCGCATCCAGAAGTTGTTCAAGCAGCTAAAGATGCATTGGATTCTCATGGTTTCGGAATGTCTTCTGTTCGATTTATTTGTGGAACGCAAGATATACATAAGGAATTAGAGCACAAAGTTGCTCAGTTTTATGGAACAGAAGATACGATACTTTATGCAGCAGCATTCGATGCTAATGGAGGCGTTTTTGAGCCTTTATTAAACGATGAAGATTGTATAATTTCTGACAGTCTTAACCATGCTTCAATTATTGATGGTGTACGCTTGTGTAAAGCGGCTCGTTATCGTTATCAAAATAATGATATGAATGATTTAGAAGCACAATTGATAAAAGCTACAGAAGCAGGTCATAGATTTAAATTGATTGTTACGGATGGAGTTTTCTCAATGGATGGATTAGTTGCTCCATTAGATAAAATTTGCGATTTAGCAGATAAATATGAAGCAATGGTAATGGTTGATGAGTGTCATGCTGCTGGATTTATTGGTGCAACAGGTAAAGGAACTCTCGAAGCTAAAAATGTAATGGGAAGGGTAGATATTATTACTGGAACATTTGGTAAAGCCCTTGGTGGAGCAATGGGAGGTTATACAACTGCTAAAAAAGAAATCGTAGAAATATTAAGACAGCGATCAAGACCTTATTTGTTTTCTAACTCGTTGGCTCCTTCAATTGTGGGCGCTTCTTTGAAGGTGTTTGAATTGTTAGAGAAAGATACTTCATTAAGAGATAAATTAGAGTCAAACACCAATTATTTTAAAGATGGAATAAAAAAAGCAGGCTTCGATATCATAGACGGAGACTCTGCAATTGTTCCAGTTATGCTATATGATGCCAAATTGTCTCAAACAATGGCAGAAGAATTATTAAAAAAAGGAATTTATGTAACAGGATTCTTTTTCCCAGTAGTGCCAAAAGAAAAAGCAAGAATTCGAGTGCAGTTGTCTGCTGCTCATACTAAAGAACACCTAGATACTGCAATTAATGCGTTTGTAGAAGTAGGTAAATCATTGAAAATTATTAATTAG
- a CDS encoding UvrD-helicase domain-containing protein — MEKAAFTLYDASAGSGKTYTLTKEYLKILFLASSDDAYKRILAITFTNKAVEEMKSRIVDSLYEFSKNDSSDKALEVLKAISRETGLSITTLKDKSKAIIKNIIHNYAAFGISTIDKFTHKVIRSFAQDLNLPPNFEVSLDTDSILQEAVDLVISKVGEDKFLTQLLIDFTRDKTDEDKNWDISRELVEVSKLLVNENDVNEINEFETKSFEDFSVIKEVLKKKIKEFEEENKVVASKCLLLISDSNIDLASFSRKTFPNHIEKIESNTLSVKDNYKYLSFEDIAINKTAKDKAVIESVSGDLLVLLNHAYYNIAKMSFYEAFLQNINPLSLLNTINQEFKKIQQEQNILSISDFNKIIFNEIQNQPAPFIYERLGEKYRHFFIDEFQDTSIMQWQNLVPLIDNALSSEDNGIRGSLMLVGDPKQSIYRWRGGKAEQFIALGKEGVNPFSNKDKQTIRLDTNYRSYAEVIKFNNDFFSFLSSKFDNEDYKELYLENSFQKTNNKEGGYVNISFINTEEEDFSFEEDDKEYSLKTKLYLDKTLETIDKVLEKGFEYRDIVLLTRRKLDGVYLANHLTESNIPILSSETLLIQNATEVKLIIDVLRFLKNSKDQESKVKVLYFIGKYNQEEFAVHDFILLTKDLSEVDLEKHLNGVGLEISFKNCRKKSLYEAVEIIVATFIKEKINTSYVQYFLDLVLERDNKTQSGISDFLDYWDKTGYKKSIPSPEGNNAVRIMTIHKSKGLEFSVVIYPFAEENFSGNSRNKLWIDFDDKEQIDFPKALVNQKKDVVTYGENAKKIYEEKTQEEILDIVNVLYVALTRAEEQLYVISNHLVNKTGLPNNLSSYFIEFLQNLGKYNEAELEYEFGDFSRKSIKKHFNNEQKFIKLVSRKLEAKKIKIAQREALMWDTEQQKAIEFGNLLHEILAFVVNRDDVDLAINIALENGLITVAQKESIKKILCEIVNHVELNDFFDGEGVVYNEQTIIKKDFGNTKPDKVVVKGKEAFLLDYKTGESDIKYTDQLNGYAALIEEMGIKVVKKALVYVGEKIEIVLL, encoded by the coding sequence TTGGAAAAAGCTGCTTTTACTCTGTATGATGCCTCTGCAGGATCTGGAAAAACATATACCTTGACTAAAGAATATTTAAAAATATTGTTTTTGGCAAGTTCAGACGATGCTTATAAACGTATTTTGGCTATCACTTTTACAAATAAAGCAGTTGAAGAAATGAAATCTAGAATTGTAGATAGCTTATATGAATTTTCAAAAAATGATTCTTCAGACAAAGCTTTAGAGGTTCTAAAAGCAATTAGTAGAGAAACGGGTTTAAGTATTACAACCCTTAAAGATAAATCTAAAGCAATAATTAAAAATATAATTCATAATTATGCTGCATTTGGAATATCTACAATAGATAAATTTACGCATAAAGTGATCCGGTCTTTTGCTCAAGATCTTAATTTGCCGCCAAATTTTGAAGTAAGTTTAGATACGGACTCTATTCTTCAAGAAGCAGTTGATTTAGTTATCTCTAAAGTGGGAGAAGATAAGTTTTTAACACAATTGCTAATTGATTTCACGCGGGATAAAACGGATGAAGATAAAAACTGGGATATTTCTCGCGAACTAGTTGAAGTTTCTAAACTCCTAGTAAATGAAAACGATGTTAATGAGATAAATGAGTTTGAGACAAAATCATTTGAAGACTTCTCAGTTATAAAAGAGGTTTTAAAGAAGAAAATAAAAGAGTTTGAAGAAGAAAATAAAGTTGTTGCTTCAAAATGTTTGCTTTTGATTTCTGATTCAAATATTGATCTAGCTTCTTTTTCGAGAAAAACTTTTCCAAATCATATTGAGAAAATAGAATCAAATACGCTATCAGTAAAAGATAATTATAAGTATTTGTCTTTTGAGGATATTGCTATAAATAAAACAGCTAAAGATAAAGCCGTGATAGAAAGTGTTTCTGGTGATTTACTGGTTCTTCTAAATCATGCCTATTATAATATTGCTAAAATGTCATTTTATGAAGCTTTTTTGCAAAATATAAATCCACTTTCGCTTTTAAATACAATAAATCAAGAATTTAAAAAAATTCAGCAAGAGCAAAACATCTTGTCGATTTCAGATTTCAATAAGATTATTTTTAATGAAATTCAAAACCAACCAGCTCCATTTATTTATGAACGCTTAGGAGAAAAGTACCGTCATTTTTTTATCGATGAATTCCAAGATACTTCAATCATGCAATGGCAAAATTTAGTTCCGCTAATTGATAATGCACTTTCTAGTGAGGATAATGGTATAAGAGGAAGTTTAATGCTTGTTGGAGATCCGAAACAGTCGATTTACAGATGGAGAGGTGGAAAGGCAGAGCAGTTTATAGCATTAGGGAAGGAAGGTGTTAATCCGTTTTCGAATAAAGATAAGCAGACAATTAGGCTTGATACTAACTATAGAAGTTACGCAGAAGTAATAAAATTCAATAATGATTTCTTTTCTTTTTTGTCAAGTAAATTCGATAATGAAGATTATAAAGAGTTGTATTTGGAGAATAGTTTTCAAAAAACAAATAATAAAGAAGGTGGTTATGTTAATATTTCCTTTATAAATACAGAAGAAGAAGATTTTTCTTTTGAAGAGGATGATAAAGAATATTCTTTGAAAACAAAGCTCTATCTAGATAAAACATTAGAAACTATTGACAAAGTACTTGAAAAAGGATTTGAATATAGAGATATTGTATTGCTTACAAGAAGGAAGTTAGATGGAGTTTATTTAGCAAATCACTTAACAGAAAGTAATATTCCAATTCTATCTTCGGAAACATTGCTAATACAAAACGCAACAGAAGTAAAGCTGATTATTGATGTTTTGCGTTTTTTGAAAAATAGCAAGGATCAAGAATCTAAGGTGAAAGTGTTGTATTTCATTGGGAAATATAATCAAGAGGAATTTGCAGTGCATGACTTTATTCTTTTGACTAAAGATTTGTCGGAAGTAGATTTAGAAAAGCACCTAAATGGTGTTGGTTTAGAAATATCTTTCAAAAATTGCAGAAAGAAATCATTATATGAAGCTGTTGAAATTATAGTAGCTACATTTATAAAAGAAAAAATTAATACATCCTATGTACAATATTTTCTTGATCTGGTATTGGAAAGGGATAATAAAACACAGTCGGGTATTTCTGATTTTTTAGATTATTGGGATAAAACAGGTTATAAAAAGAGTATTCCATCGCCAGAAGGAAATAATGCTGTTCGAATAATGACAATTCATAAGTCTAAAGGTTTAGAGTTTTCGGTAGTGATTTATCCATTTGCTGAGGAGAATTTCTCAGGAAATAGTAGAAATAAGTTATGGATAGATTTTGATGATAAAGAACAAATAGATTTTCCGAAAGCTCTAGTCAATCAGAAAAAAGATGTTGTGACTTATGGCGAAAATGCTAAAAAGATTTACGAAGAAAAAACACAAGAAGAAATATTAGATATTGTAAATGTACTTTATGTTGCGCTAACTAGGGCAGAAGAACAGTTGTATGTTATATCGAATCATTTGGTTAATAAAACAGGGCTTCCTAATAATTTGTCTTCATATTTTATTGAGTTTCTTCAGAATTTAGGTAAATATAATGAAGCTGAATTAGAATATGAGTTTGGTGATTTTAGTCGAAAATCAATAAAAAAACATTTTAATAATGAGCAAAAATTTATTAAACTCGTTTCAAGAAAATTAGAAGCTAAAAAAATAAAAATCGCCCAAAGAGAAGCGTTAATGTGGGATACAGAGCAGCAAAAAGCAATTGAATTTGGTAATTTATTACATGAAATTTTAGCTTTTGTTGTTAATCGAGATGATGTGGACTTGGCTATAAATATTGCGTTAGAAAATGGTTTAATAACTGTAGCGCAAAAAGAGAGTATAAAGAAAATTCTTTGTGAAATTGTTAATCATGTTGAATTAAATGATTTTTTTGATGGAGAAGGCGTGGTGTATAACGAGCAAACAATTATTAAAAAAGACTTTGGGAATACAAAACCAGATAAAGTAGTGGTAAAAGGTAAAGAGGCCTTCTTGTTAGATTATAAAACAGGAGAATCTGACATTAAATATACAGATCAGTTAAATGGTTATGCTGCATTAATAGAGGAAATGGGGATCAAGGTTGTAAAAAAAGCACTAGTTTATGTTGGGGAGAAAATAGAAATAGTACTTTTGTAG
- a CDS encoding superoxide dismutase: protein MAFELPKLPYAYDALEPHIDARTMEIHHSKHHNGYTTNLNNAVAGTDLEGKTIENILINLDLNNGAVRNNGGGYYNHNLFWTVMSPNGGGKPTGELATAIDAAFGSFDAFKAEFSKAAATRFGSGWAWLCVHKGGKLEVCSSANQDNPLMPGIGCSGTPILGLDVWEHAYYLNYQNRRPDYVDAFFNVINWTEVTRRFTSEK from the coding sequence ATGGCTTTTGAATTACCAAAATTACCTTATGCATACGATGCATTGGAACCACATATTGATGCTAGAACAATGGAAATACACCATTCTAAACATCATAACGGCTACACAACAAACTTAAACAATGCTGTTGCTGGAACTGATTTAGAAGGAAAAACTATTGAAAACATCTTAATCAATTTAGATCTTAACAACGGAGCTGTTAGAAACAACGGTGGTGGATATTACAATCACAATCTTTTTTGGACAGTTATGTCACCTAACGGTGGTGGAAAACCTACTGGAGAACTTGCTACTGCAATAGATGCCGCTTTTGGTTCTTTTGATGCTTTTAAAGCAGAATTTTCTAAAGCTGCTGCAACTCGTTTTGGTTCTGGTTGGGCTTGGTTATGTGTTCACAAAGGTGGAAAACTAGAAGTATGTAGCTCTGCAAATCAAGATAATCCACTTATGCCAGGAATTGGTTGTAGCGGAACTCCTATCTTAGGATTAGATGTTTGGGAACATGCATATTACTTAAACTACCAAAACAGAAGACCAGATTATGTTGATGCATTTTTCAATGTAATTAACTGGACAGAAGTTACAAGAAGATTTACATCAGAAAAGTAA
- a CDS encoding amidophosphoribosyltransferase, whose product MSDAIKHECGIAFLRLLKPLEYYKEKYGSSFYGVQKMYLLMEKQHNRGQDGAGLASIKLDVNPGERYISRVRSNDSQPIKDIFSQINERISTELEENPEYLNNVALQKEKIPYIGELFLGHVRYGTFGKNSIESVHPFLRQNNWMHRNLIVAGNFNMTNVKELFQDLVNLGQHPKELADTVTVMEKIGHFLDDEVTGLYQDCKNEGFSKKDASSIIAERLNIPRILERASRNWDGGYAMAGLLGHGDSFVMRDPAGIRPAFYYKDDEIVVVASERPVIQTVFNVPFDAVQELEPGNAIIVKKNGDVSINEIRTPLEKKACSFERIYFSRGSDSEIYKERKELGKLVFPSVLKSINNDTDNTVFSFIPNTAETSFYGMVEAANDFLNQRKIQSILESKDGLSEEKLQEILSVKLRSEKVAIKDAKLRTFITEDSSRDDLVAHVYDVTYGVVKPTDNLVIIDDSIVRGTTLKQSIIKMMDRLNPKKIVVVSSAPQIRFPDCYGIDMAKLEGLVAFKAALELLKERDLYHIVDEVYLKSKAQESFKDADVVNYVNEIYAPFTDEEISAKISQMLKPEDTKAEVEIIYQNVENLHKACPKNLGDWYFTGDYPTAGGNRVVNRAFMNFYEGKNARAY is encoded by the coding sequence ATGAGCGACGCTATTAAACATGAATGTGGTATTGCCTTCCTAAGACTCTTAAAACCGTTAGAATATTATAAAGAGAAGTACGGCTCTTCTTTTTATGGAGTTCAAAAAATGTATCTCTTAATGGAGAAACAACATAATAGAGGTCAAGATGGTGCTGGTTTGGCAAGTATAAAACTAGATGTTAATCCTGGAGAACGATATATAAGCAGAGTGAGGTCTAATGATTCTCAGCCAATAAAGGATATATTTTCGCAGATCAATGAGAGGATAAGTACAGAGCTTGAAGAGAATCCAGAATACTTAAATAATGTTGCACTTCAAAAAGAAAAAATTCCTTACATAGGCGAATTGTTTTTAGGGCACGTGCGTTATGGAACCTTTGGGAAAAATAGTATTGAGAGTGTTCATCCATTCTTGCGTCAAAATAATTGGATGCATAGAAATCTAATTGTTGCAGGAAATTTTAACATGACAAATGTTAAAGAATTGTTTCAGGATTTGGTTAACTTAGGACAACATCCTAAAGAGTTAGCAGATACGGTTACAGTAATGGAAAAAATTGGCCATTTCTTAGATGATGAAGTAACAGGATTGTATCAGGATTGTAAAAATGAAGGTTTTAGTAAGAAAGATGCATCCTCAATTATTGCAGAACGTTTAAATATTCCAAGAATTTTAGAAAGAGCTTCTAGAAATTGGGATGGTGGTTATGCTATGGCAGGTTTGTTAGGGCATGGAGATTCGTTTGTTATGCGTGATCCAGCAGGAATTAGGCCTGCATTTTATTATAAAGATGATGAAATCGTTGTTGTGGCTTCTGAAAGACCAGTAATTCAAACGGTTTTTAATGTTCCTTTCGATGCTGTGCAAGAATTAGAACCAGGAAATGCTATAATTGTTAAGAAAAATGGAGATGTTTCTATAAATGAGATTAGAACGCCATTAGAAAAGAAAGCCTGTTCATTCGAGAGAATCTATTTCTCAAGAGGAAGTGATTCTGAAATATATAAAGAGAGAAAAGAATTAGGGAAGTTGGTTTTTCCATCTGTATTAAAATCAATTAATAACGATACTGATAATACGGTTTTTTCGTTCATTCCTAATACAGCAGAAACATCATTCTACGGAATGGTTGAAGCTGCAAATGATTTTTTGAATCAAAGAAAAATACAATCTATTTTAGAAAGTAAAGATGGCTTGTCTGAAGAGAAATTACAAGAAATACTTTCTGTAAAATTGCGTTCTGAAAAAGTTGCTATAAAAGATGCTAAGTTGCGTACTTTTATAACAGAGGATAGCAGTAGAGATGACTTAGTTGCTCATGTGTATGATGTTACTTATGGTGTGGTTAAGCCTACAGATAATTTAGTGATTATAGATGATAGTATTGTTAGAGGGACAACCCTAAAACAAAGTATTATCAAAATGATGGATAGATTAAATCCTAAGAAAATCGTTGTAGTCTCCTCTGCGCCACAAATTAGGTTTCCAGACTGTTATGGTATAGATATGGCTAAGCTGGAAGGACTAGTTGCTTTTAAAGCGGCTTTAGAGTTGCTTAAGGAAAGAGATTTGTATCATATTGTTGATGAAGTTTATTTAAAATCAAAAGCACAAGAAAGTTTTAAAGATGCAGATGTAGTTAATTATGTGAATGAGATATATGCTCCATTTACAGATGAAGAAATATCAGCGAAAATTTCACAAATGTTAAAACCAGAAGATACAAAGGCTGAAGTTGAAATTATTTACCAAAATGTTGAAAATCTTCATAAAGCATGTCCTAAGAATTTAGGAGATTGGTATTTTACTGGGGATTATCCAACAGCAGGAGGAAATAGAGTTGTAAATAGAGCATTTATGAATTTTTATGAAGGTAAAAATGCACGTGCCTATTAG
- a CDS encoding PfkB family carbohydrate kinase — MNKLLIVGTVAFDAIETPFGKTDKILGGAATYIGLSSSFFNVDAAIVSVVGEDFPKEYLDLLENKGVNIEGVEIVKGGKTFFWSGKYHNDLNSRDTLVTELNVLADFKPVVPDAYKDSDVVLLGNLHPLVQSGVLDQMAVKPKLIVLDTMNFWMDCALPELMDVIKRVDVITINDEEARQLSGEYSLVKAAEKIHAMGPKYVVIKKGEHGALLFQGKEVFFAPALPLEEVFDPTGAGDTFAGGFAGYIAQSENISFDNMKNGIIYGSNLASFCVEKFGTERMEKLKKEDVLSRLKQFKALTQFEIELD, encoded by the coding sequence ATGAATAAATTACTAATAGTTGGTACAGTAGCTTTTGACGCTATTGAAACACCTTTCGGGAAAACGGATAAGATTTTAGGAGGAGCTGCAACATATATCGGATTGTCGTCTTCATTTTTTAATGTAGATGCAGCAATTGTGTCTGTTGTAGGGGAAGATTTTCCTAAGGAATATTTAGATTTATTAGAGAATAAAGGTGTAAACATTGAAGGGGTTGAAATTGTAAAAGGAGGAAAAACTTTCTTTTGGAGTGGAAAATACCACAATGATTTAAATTCTAGAGATACATTGGTTACAGAGCTTAATGTGTTGGCTGATTTTAAACCTGTTGTTCCTGATGCGTATAAAGATTCTGATGTAGTTTTATTAGGAAACTTGCACCCATTAGTTCAGTCTGGAGTTTTAGATCAAATGGCAGTAAAACCAAAATTGATTGTTTTAGATACAATGAATTTTTGGATGGATTGTGCATTGCCAGAATTAATGGATGTGATTAAGCGTGTTGATGTAATTACAATTAATGATGAAGAAGCGCGTCAGTTATCTGGTGAATATTCTTTAGTAAAAGCAGCAGAGAAGATTCATGCAATGGGACCAAAGTATGTGGTGATTAAAAAAGGAGAGCATGGTGCTTTATTGTTTCAAGGTAAAGAAGTGTTCTTTGCGCCAGCATTACCATTAGAAGAAGTGTTTGATCCAACAGGTGCTGGAGATACTTTTGCTGGAGGTTTTGCAGGGTATATTGCTCAAAGTGAAAATATTTCTTTTGATAATATGAAAAATGGTATTATCTATGGTTCTAATTTAGCTTCATTCTGTGTGGAGAAATTTGGAACCGAAAGAATGGAAAAACTAAAAAAAGAGGATGTGCTTTCTCGTTTGAAACAATTTAAAGCATTGACTCAGTTCGAAATAGAATTGGATTAA